Proteins co-encoded in one Candidatus Saccharibacteria bacterium genomic window:
- the rpoC gene encoding DNA-directed RNA polymerase subunit beta': MAATTPNNQSNKTATPLHDQPITDFDAITLSLASPDHMAEWSHGEVTKPETINYRTQKPEKDGLFCEKIFGPTKDWQCYCGKYKGIRYKGIVCDKCGVLVTRSIVRRERMGHIQLAVPVAHIWFLRGTPSAVSLILNLSVRDLERVVYFANFIVTEVNEVAKTKALKDLEVDYKSRQADVLKKHKLKSANAPGAGDDVKHELEELENSYQGAKTDLASLVKYELLPESRYRELNLKFGEVFRASIGAEAIRQLLEEVDLKRLAKDLQAEAEASVGQKKKKALKRLKSVEGLMKADLRPEWMIITTLPVIPPDLRPMVQLDGGRFAASDLNDLYRRVINRNNRLKKLYALEAPEVICRNEKRMLQEAVDALIDNNARRDRAVSAAGSRKKLKSLTDLLKGKQGRFRQNLLGKRVDYSGRSVIVIGPHLRLDQCGLPKMMALELFKPFVIGKLIEQGYAHNVKSASRMIERARNEVWDTLDEVIAGKHVLLNRAPTLHRLGIQAFKPVLIEGKAIQLHPLVCEAFNADFDGDQMAVHVPLSEAAQAEAREIMLSRINLLKPADGSPVVKPSKDIVLGSFFLTSVKDGQKGSGKIFSDAKEAILAHQDGAVDLRAAVKVRIDGKLVDTTVGRLIFNEALPEGIEFVNETLNKAKLKKIMAEVFAKLGKEATAELADNIKTLGFSYSTLSGMSIGADDLVVPQTRDGLIAEGEKKIVEYVKQYEQGLITNEERRARTIGTWKQVGEKVEAELVKSLEDSDSTLAIDMESGARATMAQVNQMAGMLGLMLNPTGQTIELPIRSNYKDGLSVLEYFISTHGARKGLTDTALRTAESGYLTRRLVDVSQDIVIAEDDCGDKTGYLVTRSEALAAGEEGLSSWIAGRTALEKIIDPSSKEVLVKAGILIDDQAAKKIDELGLNSVRIRSILKCQSQWGVCKKCYGVDLATGEPVQPGEAVGIMAAQSIGEPGTQLTMRTMHSGGIAAEDITQGLPRVEEIFEARSPKGQAILAELDGVVQIKRSEGKQIVTVLPADQKVTTYDLTGMKPQIKTGAHVTRGELLAKAETGRKTIKAGAAGTVKVGKSAIELVHEGGGGREYSLGEYVNIEVKNGDLVTAGQRLTEGSVNLQDMLKLLGEEAVQRYIIDEVQAIYLSQGQAIAAKHIEVIIRQMFSKVRIEEPNGTSFISGDVVSKTVLMQENRQAITKKDKPATFEQLLLPITKISTGSDSWLSAASFQETTRVLITAAMRGKKDHLHGLKENVIIGRLIPVGTGFRNADKDDK, from the coding sequence ATGGCCGCCACAACTCCTAATAACCAAAGCAACAAGACCGCTACGCCGCTTCACGACCAGCCAATTACCGACTTCGATGCCATTACTTTGAGCCTGGCTTCGCCAGATCATATGGCAGAATGGTCGCATGGCGAGGTTACCAAGCCAGAGACCATTAATTACCGCACGCAAAAACCCGAAAAAGACGGTTTGTTCTGCGAAAAAATCTTTGGCCCAACCAAAGACTGGCAATGTTATTGTGGTAAATACAAAGGCATTCGTTACAAAGGCATTGTTTGTGATAAATGCGGCGTGCTGGTAACCCGCAGCATTGTACGACGTGAGCGCATGGGCCACATTCAACTAGCCGTGCCGGTTGCTCATATTTGGTTCTTGCGTGGCACACCATCGGCCGTCAGCCTAATTTTAAATTTAAGCGTGCGTGATTTAGAGCGCGTGGTTTACTTTGCCAACTTTATTGTTACCGAGGTAAACGAGGTTGCCAAAACCAAGGCCCTCAAGGATTTAGAGGTTGATTATAAATCCCGGCAGGCCGATGTGCTTAAAAAACACAAGCTGAAATCAGCCAACGCCCCTGGTGCAGGCGACGACGTAAAACATGAACTCGAAGAGCTAGAAAACTCCTATCAAGGTGCCAAAACAGACCTGGCCAGCCTAGTAAAATACGAGCTTTTGCCAGAAAGCCGCTACCGTGAGCTCAACTTAAAATTTGGCGAGGTTTTTCGTGCCAGCATCGGCGCCGAAGCTATTCGTCAGTTGCTCGAAGAAGTTGATCTCAAAAGATTAGCCAAAGACTTGCAAGCCGAAGCCGAGGCCAGTGTGGGTCAAAAGAAAAAGAAAGCCCTAAAGCGACTTAAATCGGTTGAGGGTCTTATGAAGGCTGACTTGCGGCCCGAATGGATGATTATTACCACTCTGCCGGTTATTCCACCCGATCTGCGTCCAATGGTGCAGCTCGATGGTGGTCGCTTTGCCGCCTCAGATCTTAACGATCTGTACCGCCGGGTTATTAATCGCAACAACCGCCTTAAGAAGCTTTATGCCCTCGAGGCGCCAGAAGTAATTTGCCGCAATGAAAAGCGAATGCTGCAAGAGGCTGTCGATGCTCTAATCGACAACAACGCCCGTCGTGATCGAGCTGTTTCGGCTGCCGGTAGTCGAAAGAAACTCAAGAGTTTAACTGATTTACTCAAGGGTAAACAGGGGCGTTTTCGTCAGAACCTCTTGGGTAAGCGGGTTGATTACTCGGGCCGCTCCGTAATTGTTATTGGGCCCCATCTGCGGCTAGATCAGTGTGGGTTGCCCAAAATGATGGCGCTCGAGCTATTTAAACCGTTTGTTATCGGTAAGTTAATCGAACAAGGCTATGCTCACAATGTGAAGAGTGCTAGCCGCATGATTGAACGTGCGCGCAATGAAGTTTGGGATACGCTCGATGAAGTCATTGCCGGCAAACATGTGCTCTTAAACCGTGCGCCTACCCTGCACCGCCTGGGCATTCAGGCCTTTAAGCCGGTGCTGATCGAAGGTAAGGCTATTCAACTGCACCCACTGGTTTGCGAGGCTTTTAATGCCGACTTCGATGGCGATCAAATGGCTGTACACGTACCGCTGAGCGAAGCTGCACAAGCCGAAGCTCGCGAGATTATGCTTTCCCGTATTAACCTGCTTAAACCAGCCGATGGCAGCCCGGTAGTCAAGCCGAGCAAAGACATTGTACTAGGTTCATTCTTCTTAACTAGTGTTAAGGACGGACAAAAGGGCAGCGGCAAGATCTTTTCAGATGCCAAAGAGGCTATTTTGGCACATCAAGATGGTGCGGTAGACCTGCGGGCTGCTGTTAAGGTGAGAATTGATGGTAAGCTGGTCGACACCACTGTTGGCCGACTAATATTTAACGAAGCCCTCCCAGAAGGTATTGAGTTTGTAAACGAAACCCTAAACAAAGCCAAGCTTAAAAAAATCATGGCCGAAGTTTTTGCCAAGCTGGGCAAAGAGGCTACTGCCGAGCTTGCCGACAATATCAAGACTCTCGGTTTTAGCTACAGCACGCTTTCGGGCATGTCAATTGGTGCCGACGATCTGGTGGTGCCACAAACCCGCGATGGGTTAATCGCTGAGGGTGAAAAGAAGATTGTGGAATATGTAAAGCAGTATGAACAGGGTCTAATAACCAACGAAGAACGTCGGGCCCGTACCATCGGCACCTGGAAGCAAGTTGGTGAAAAGGTTGAGGCCGAGCTAGTCAAATCGCTTGAAGATAGTGATTCAACCTTGGCTATTGATATGGAATCAGGCGCCCGTGCTACCATGGCTCAGGTGAATCAGATGGCTGGCATGTTGGGCTTAATGCTTAACCCAACCGGCCAAACTATTGAGCTACCTATACGCAGCAACTACAAAGATGGTTTGTCGGTGTTAGAGTACTTTATTTCAACCCACGGTGCGCGCAAGGGCCTTACCGATACTGCTCTACGAACCGCTGAATCGGGCTATCTAACCCGGCGTCTGGTCGACGTTAGTCAGGATATTGTAATTGCCGAAGACGACTGTGGCGACAAGACCGGCTACTTAGTAACTCGTTCTGAAGCCTTAGCTGCTGGCGAAGAGGGCCTATCGAGCTGGATTGCTGGCCGTACCGCTTTAGAAAAAATTATCGATCCTAGTTCCAAAGAAGTGCTAGTAAAAGCCGGTATATTAATTGACGACCAGGCTGCCAAGAAGATCGACGAGCTTGGCTTGAATTCGGTTCGAATTCGCTCGATCTTAAAGTGTCAAAGCCAATGGGGGGTGTGCAAGAAGTGCTACGGTGTTGATTTGGCTACCGGCGAGCCAGTTCAGCCTGGTGAGGCCGTGGGTATTATGGCCGCCCAAAGTATTGGCGAGCCAGGTACTCAGCTAACCATGCGCACCATGCACTCTGGCGGTATTGCAGCTGAAGATATCACCCAGGGTCTGCCGCGTGTCGAAGAGATCTTTGAGGCTCGTTCACCCAAAGGCCAAGCCATATTGGCCGAGCTCGATGGCGTGGTGCAGATTAAGCGCAGCGAGGGCAAGCAAATAGTAACTGTGTTGCCAGCGGATCAAAAAGTCACTACCTATGACCTAACCGGCATGAAACCGCAGATTAAAACTGGCGCCCATGTAACCCGCGGCGAGCTATTGGCTAAGGCCGAAACCGGCCGCAAAACCATAAAAGCCGGTGCTGCTGGTACGGTTAAGGTTGGCAAATCTGCCATCGAGTTGGTGCACGAAGGTGGCGGTGGTCGCGAATACAGCCTGGGTGAGTATGTAAATATCGAAGTCAAAAACGGCGACCTAGTAACGGCTGGCCAGCGACTGACAGAAGGCTCGGTCAACTTGCAAGATATGCTTAAGCTACTGGGTGAAGAAGCCGTACAGCGCTACATTATCGACGAAGTTCAGGCTATTTACCTCAGTCAAGGTCAGGCTATTGCGGCCAAACACATCGAGGTAATTATTCGCCAGATGTTTAGCAAAGTTCGCATTGAAGAGCCCAACGGCACCAGCTTTATCTCGGGCGATGTAGTTAGCAAAACTGTGCTTATGCAAGAAAACCGGCAAGCCATTACCAAGAAGGACAAACCGGCTACCTTCGAGCAATTGCTGTTGCCAATTACTAAGATCTCGACCGGCTCAGATAGTTGGCTAAGTGCCGCTTCGTTCCAAGAAACCACTCGCGTATTAATTACAGCTGCTATGCGTGGCAAGAAAGATCACTTGCATGGTCTGAAAGAGAATGTGATTATCGGCCGACTCATACCAGTAGGCACGGGCTTTCGTAATGCCGACAAGGACGATAAGTAA
- the rpsL gene encoding 30S ribosomal protein S12, whose product MPTINQLIRKPRTDKVRKTKSPALGKSFNALKVKTRPVNSPFKRGVCVKVYTQTPRKPNSALRKVARVRLTNGMEVTAYIPGEGHNLQEHSVVLVRGGRVKDLGGVRYHIVRGALDTAGVADRKRGRSKYGTKLDKKKG is encoded by the coding sequence ATGCCAACAATTAACCAACTAATCCGTAAGCCACGAACCGACAAGGTTCGCAAAACCAAATCGCCAGCCCTTGGTAAGAGTTTTAATGCTCTTAAGGTTAAGACTCGACCGGTAAACTCGCCGTTTAAGCGTGGGGTGTGTGTTAAGGTTTACACCCAAACTCCGCGTAAACCAAACTCGGCTCTTCGTAAGGTCGCCCGTGTGCGCCTAACCAACGGCATGGAGGTTACGGCCTACATTCCTGGCGAAGGCCACAACCTGCAAGAGCACTCCGTGGTGCTGGTGCGCGGTGGCCGGGTTAAAGACCTTGGTGGGGTGCGCTATCACATTGTGCGCGGTGCGCTCGATACCGCTGGTGTGGCCGATCGCAAACGTGGGCGTAGCAAATACGGCACTAAGCTAGACAAGAAAAAGGGTTAA
- the rpsG gene encoding 30S ribosomal protein S7, producing MPRKTTKSLKREITPDLKYQSVLVTKTINKVMFDGKKQLAERLVYSAIESASAKVKKEPVEVLETAVKNVSPQVMVKSKRIGGANYQVPMEVKGDRKVHYALMWILDSARTKKGQSFDKKLANELASAYANEGDAVKKKQDAHQMAEANKAFAHFARY from the coding sequence ATGCCACGCAAAACTACCAAATCTCTCAAACGCGAAATTACTCCAGATCTTAAGTACCAAAGTGTGCTGGTTACCAAGACCATCAACAAGGTAATGTTTGATGGTAAAAAGCAACTTGCCGAACGCTTAGTTTATAGTGCAATTGAAAGTGCTAGCGCTAAGGTTAAAAAAGAACCGGTCGAAGTGCTCGAAACCGCGGTTAAGAATGTCAGCCCACAGGTGATGGTTAAAAGTAAACGTATTGGTGGCGCCAACTACCAGGTGCCAATGGAAGTTAAGGGTGATCGCAAGGTTCACTATGCGCTCATGTGGATTCTAGACAGTGCTCGTACTAAAAAGGGCCAGAGTTTCGACAAAAAACTAGCCAACGAGTTAGCCTCGGCCTATGCCAATGAGGGCGATGCTGTTAAGAAGAAGCAAGATGCTCACCAGATGGCCGAAGCCAACAAAGCCTTCGCTCATTTTGCCCGCTACTAG
- a CDS encoding helix-turn-helix transcriptional regulator has protein sequence MPRKQSTLDPQSLFAALSRTNDVQMAKRLGVSRETVNRWRHGKHRIRIDTANQIATSLNLHPMNIWGDEYLINLL, from the coding sequence ATGCCACGCAAACAATCCACGCTCGACCCCCAGTCACTCTTCGCCGCACTGTCGCGCACCAATGATGTGCAAATGGCCAAGCGCTTGGGAGTGTCGCGCGAAACCGTGAACCGGTGGCGACACGGCAAGCACCGTATTCGCATAGATACAGCCAACCAAATCGCCACTAGCCTCAACCTACACCCCATGAACATTTGGGGCGATGAGTACCTGATCAACCTGCTTTGA
- a CDS encoding NUDIX domain-containing protein, with product MMHIIQKEILAKLIGAKSLRFSQLKPVDIESNHFMYHLRALIREGLVEKKPTGEYSLTTEGKLYADQVNLKTLKVRRQPKIVTLVAVQNKEGNWLLYKRNHQPLINQIGFPYGKLHLGETVNEAAERELLEKTGLKCKLTHKGDGYIIMHEDGKPVSQICFHLFYGKNPTGNMKTETHYGKIFWSKPGEDFKTKPHMAALHDLVKLASRKQKDRFFAELTYK from the coding sequence ATGATGCACATAATTCAAAAAGAAATCCTGGCCAAACTAATAGGCGCCAAAAGCCTCCGGTTTTCTCAACTCAAACCGGTAGATATTGAGAGTAATCACTTTATGTATCACTTGCGAGCCCTGATTCGCGAAGGCTTGGTCGAAAAAAAACCAACCGGGGAGTATTCGCTTACCACCGAGGGCAAACTCTATGCCGACCAAGTTAACCTCAAAACTCTAAAAGTTCGGCGGCAACCCAAGATAGTTACCTTGGTGGCAGTACAGAACAAAGAGGGGAATTGGTTATTATATAAGCGCAACCACCAGCCGCTGATTAATCAAATTGGCTTTCCCTACGGCAAACTCCACTTGGGCGAAACGGTTAACGAGGCGGCCGAACGTGAGTTACTCGAAAAAACAGGCCTTAAATGCAAATTAACCCACAAGGGCGATGGCTATATTATTATGCACGAAGACGGCAAGCCAGTGAGCCAGATTTGTTTCCACTTGTTTTATGGCAAAAACCCGACCGGGAATATGAAGACCGAGACACACTATGGCAAGATCTTTTGGTCTAAACCAGGCGAGGATTTTAAAACCAAGCCGCATATGGCGGCCCTGCATGATTTAGTGAAGCTGGCCAGCCGTAAACAAAAAGACAGATTTTTTGCCGAACTAACTTATAAATAA